Proteins encoded by one window of Streptococcus suis S735:
- a CDS encoding ABC transporter substrate-binding protein: MKTRKFAVALATFASAALLAACGNVSTTNTSAAGSSVGDTFKIGYNLELSGAVSSYGQTEEKGANLAVKEINAAGGIDGKKIEVITKDNKSETAEAATVATSLASEGANVVIGPATSGASAASIPALTSAGVPMITPSGTQTTLVVNDKGEVQEYFFRTTFTDGYQGQIMAKYATENLSAKKVVLYFDNSSDYGKGVAEAFKKAYTGEIVSEITFASGDKDFQAALTKLKDKEFDAIIMPGYYNETGTIVKQARGLGIDKPILGSDGFDSPQFTELATASAASNVYYLSGFVTSASEKAKAFYDAYVKEYNEEPSMFSALAYDSVYMAAEAAKGAADSAAVKANLAALKDFKGVTGTMSVDKEHNVIKSVYVVSLTNGEESSVDTISID, encoded by the coding sequence ATGAAAACAAGAAAATTTGCAGTAGCGCTTGCTACATTTGCCTCTGCAGCTCTACTCGCTGCATGTGGTAATGTTTCGACAACCAATACTTCAGCCGCAGGTTCTTCTGTAGGTGATACATTTAAAATCGGCTACAACTTGGAGTTGTCAGGTGCTGTTTCATCTTATGGTCAAACAGAGGAAAAAGGTGCCAACCTTGCCGTGAAAGAAATCAATGCTGCAGGTGGTATTGACGGCAAAAAAATCGAAGTGATCACAAAAGACAACAAGTCTGAAACAGCAGAGGCAGCTACTGTTGCAACAAGCTTGGCAAGTGAAGGGGCAAACGTTGTGATTGGCCCTGCTACATCAGGAGCTTCAGCAGCCTCTATTCCAGCATTGACATCTGCTGGTGTTCCTATGATTACTCCTTCAGGAACTCAAACAACCTTGGTTGTGAACGATAAAGGTGAGGTCCAAGAATACTTCTTCCGTACAACCTTTACAGATGGGTATCAAGGTCAAATTATGGCTAAATACGCTACTGAGAACTTGTCAGCTAAGAAAGTTGTTCTTTACTTTGACAACTCTTCTGATTATGGTAAGGGTGTAGCAGAGGCGTTCAAGAAAGCATACACAGGAGAAATCGTTTCAGAAATCACATTTGCTTCTGGCGATAAAGATTTCCAAGCTGCTTTGACAAAATTGAAAGATAAGGAATTTGATGCGATCATCATGCCTGGTTACTACAATGAAACAGGTACAATTGTGAAGCAAGCACGCGGTTTGGGTATTGACAAGCCAATTCTTGGTTCAGATGGTTTTGACTCACCACAATTTACTGAATTGGCAACTGCATCAGCAGCATCAAATGTTTACTACCTTTCTGGATTTGTAACATCAGCAAGCGAAAAAGCAAAAGCATTCTATGATGCCTATGTGAAAGAATACAATGAAGAGCCATCAATGTTCTCAGCTTTAGCTTACGACTCGGTTTACATGGCAGCAGAAGCAGCAAAAGGTGCAGCTGATTCAGCAGCAGTGAAGGCTAATCTTGCAGCTCTGAAAGACTTTAAAGGTGTGACTGGTACAATGTCTGTTGACAAAGAGCACAATGTCATTAAATCAGTTTATGTTGTTAGTTTAACAAACGGAGAAGAATCATCTGTAGATACTATCTCTATTGACTAA
- a CDS encoding glycoside hydrolase family 13 protein: MSEIQKTDWWKKSVIYQIYPRSFQDSNGDGVGDIRGIISRLDYLHELGIDAIWLSPVYQSPMDDNGYDISNYQGIAPEFGTMEDMEELIAEGHKRNIKIIMDLVLNHTSDEHFWFQEALKGPDNPYYDYYVWADEPNELRSTFSGSAWEYVPHLNKYYLHQFSVKQPDLNWKNPALKQEIWDMINFWIEKGVGGFRLDVIDLIGKEPEKLITADGPTLHPLIQELNEKTFGAYDLVTVGETWSANPENAQLYSHPDRKEFSMIFQFEHVGLDQQEGKEKWDLAPLDPARLHKVLSKWQTELVGKGWNSLFWNNHDLPRAISRFGDDRPAFRELSGKMLAIYLHFMSGTPYIYQGEEIGMINTPITDISQADDIETRRMYAERIENGFTKEELITSINAKGRDNARRPMQWTEAEGAGFSTGQAWLALGDTVKDINVEKALADKQSLFYTYQKLIALRKEYPCMSEGKYEVMETGNSSVMAYRKYDEQDDFIILVNFSSQEQAYTIAVEEYSIFMNNYENEEAINKGMLRPFEAIVFKK, encoded by the coding sequence ATGTCAGAAATACAAAAGACGGATTGGTGGAAGAAGTCCGTCATTTACCAAATTTACCCTCGTAGTTTTCAAGATTCAAATGGAGATGGAGTAGGGGATATTCGAGGGATTATCAGCCGATTAGATTATCTCCATGAGCTTGGAATTGATGCTATTTGGCTCAGTCCTGTTTATCAGTCCCCCATGGATGACAATGGTTACGACATCAGTAATTACCAAGGAATTGCTCCAGAATTTGGGACCATGGAAGATATGGAAGAGCTGATTGCAGAAGGCCATAAGCGCAATATCAAAATAATCATGGATTTGGTGCTCAATCATACCTCGGATGAACATTTCTGGTTTCAAGAAGCCCTCAAAGGACCAGATAATCCCTATTATGATTATTATGTTTGGGCTGATGAGCCGAATGAATTACGCTCGACCTTCTCAGGTTCTGCTTGGGAATACGTTCCACATCTGAACAAATACTACCTCCACCAATTCTCTGTTAAGCAACCAGATCTGAACTGGAAAAATCCTGCTCTGAAACAAGAAATCTGGGATATGATTAATTTTTGGATTGAAAAAGGTGTCGGCGGTTTCAGGCTAGATGTGATTGATTTGATTGGAAAAGAACCAGAAAAATTAATTACAGCCGATGGACCGACTCTCCACCCTCTTATTCAGGAATTAAACGAGAAAACCTTTGGTGCTTACGACTTAGTGACTGTTGGGGAGACATGGAGTGCCAATCCAGAAAATGCTCAGTTATATTCACACCCTGACAGAAAAGAATTTTCGATGATTTTCCAATTTGAACATGTCGGACTTGATCAGCAGGAAGGGAAAGAAAAGTGGGATTTGGCACCGCTTGATCCAGCACGTTTGCATAAGGTTCTCTCCAAATGGCAGACTGAACTGGTTGGTAAAGGCTGGAACTCGCTTTTCTGGAATAACCACGATTTACCTCGTGCCATTTCTCGCTTCGGTGATGATCGACCTGCATTTCGTGAACTAAGTGGTAAAATGTTGGCTATCTATCTTCATTTTATGTCAGGGACACCTTATATCTACCAAGGTGAGGAAATTGGTATGATTAATACGCCAATTACAGATATTAGCCAAGCGGACGATATTGAAACACGTCGCATGTATGCGGAACGGATTGAAAATGGCTTCACCAAGGAGGAATTGATTACTTCTATAAATGCCAAAGGTCGAGATAATGCTCGTCGTCCAATGCAATGGACAGAGGCAGAAGGAGCAGGCTTCAGTACAGGTCAAGCCTGGCTGGCTTTGGGAGATACTGTCAAAGACATCAATGTTGAAAAAGCACTTGCAGACAAACAATCACTTTTTTATACCTATCAAAAATTAATTGCTCTTCGGAAAGAGTATCCTTGTATGTCTGAAGGAAAATATGAAGTGATGGAGACTGGAAATAGCTCGGTAATGGCCTACCGTAAATATGATGAACAGGATGATTTCATCATATTGGTAAACTTTTCAAGCCAGGAACAGGCTTATACTATAGCTGTGGAAGAATATTCTATTTTCATGAACAATTATGAAAACGAAGAGGCGATTAATAAAGGGATGTTGAGACCTTTTGAAGCTATCGTTTTCAAAAAATAA
- a CDS encoding branched-chain amino acid ABC transporter permease, with amino-acid sequence MKQNLKVNAIWLAILLAGFGLIQGLVSAGILNFYYIQIVQQIGIQIILAVGLNLIVGFSGQFSLGHAGFMAIGAYAVGILGKMMPTYGGFAIALIVGMLISGAVALLVGIPTLRLKGDYLAIATLGVAEIIRILIINGGSVTNGAAGIMSIPLFTSWPLVYIFVIITTLVTVNFLRSPMGRATISVREDEIAAESVGVNPTFVKVSAFVFGAMTAAIAGGLHAGYVGTIVPKDFAFMTSVNVLIIIVLGGLGSITGTFVAAIVLGILNVFLKSYSDISMIIYSLALILLMIFRPGGLLGTKEFSVAALLKKKEVK; translated from the coding sequence ATGAAGCAAAATTTAAAAGTTAATGCGATTTGGTTGGCTATCTTATTGGCTGGTTTTGGACTTATTCAAGGTCTTGTATCAGCAGGGATTCTGAATTTTTACTACATCCAGATTGTTCAGCAAATCGGTATTCAAATTATCTTGGCAGTTGGTTTAAACTTGATTGTCGGTTTCTCAGGTCAATTTTCACTTGGTCATGCTGGTTTTATGGCTATTGGTGCTTATGCAGTAGGTATTCTTGGGAAAATGATGCCGACTTATGGTGGATTTGCTATCGCCTTGATTGTTGGGATGTTAATCTCAGGTGCAGTAGCTCTTTTAGTCGGTATTCCAACCCTTCGTTTGAAAGGTGACTACCTTGCAATTGCGACTCTTGGTGTTGCAGAGATTATTCGTATTTTAATTATCAATGGTGGTAGTGTAACGAATGGTGCAGCAGGTATTATGTCTATACCACTCTTTACAAGCTGGCCTTTAGTTTATATTTTTGTAATCATCACAACCTTGGTGACAGTTAACTTTTTGCGCAGTCCGATGGGACGTGCTACAATTTCTGTTCGTGAGGATGAAATTGCGGCAGAATCTGTAGGTGTCAATCCAACATTTGTTAAGGTTTCAGCCTTTGTATTTGGTGCCATGACGGCAGCCATTGCAGGTGGTCTCCATGCAGGATACGTTGGGACAATTGTTCCGAAAGACTTTGCCTTTATGACCTCTGTTAACGTTTTGATTATCATTGTATTGGGTGGTTTGGGCTCTATCACAGGTACCTTTGTAGCAGCCATTGTACTTGGTATTTTGAACGTATTCCTCAAGAGTTACTCTGATATTTCAATGATTATCTATTCATTAGCTCTTATTCTCTTGATGATTTTCCGTCCTGGAGGTCTTTTGGGAACTAAGGAATTCAGCGTAGCGGCTCTACTCAAGAAGAAGGAGGTTAAGTAA
- a CDS encoding ABC transporter ATP-binding protein: MAMLEVKNLSVNYGVIEAVKDVSFEVNEGEVVTLIGANGAGKTSILRTISGLVRPSAGTISFLGNEIQKVPARKIVADGLSQVPEGRHVFAGLTVMENLEMGAFLHNNREENQANLRKIFARFPRLEERKNQDAATLSGGEQQMLAMGRALMSQPKLLLLDEPSMGLAPIFIQEIFDIIQDIQKQGTTVLLIEQNANKALAIADRGYVLETGKVVLSGTGKELLASEEVKKAYLGG, from the coding sequence ATGGCAATGTTAGAAGTAAAAAATCTTTCCGTTAACTACGGTGTTATCGAAGCTGTTAAAGATGTTAGCTTTGAGGTTAATGAAGGTGAAGTTGTAACCCTTATCGGCGCTAATGGTGCTGGTAAAACCTCTATCCTTCGTACTATTTCAGGGCTTGTTCGTCCATCAGCTGGAACGATTTCTTTCCTTGGAAATGAGATTCAAAAAGTTCCTGCTCGTAAAATCGTGGCGGACGGTTTATCACAAGTTCCAGAAGGTCGTCATGTTTTTGCAGGCTTGACTGTTATGGAAAACTTGGAAATGGGTGCCTTCCTTCACAACAATCGTGAAGAAAACCAAGCAAACTTGAGAAAAATCTTTGCTCGTTTTCCACGTTTGGAAGAACGTAAAAACCAGGATGCAGCTACCCTTTCAGGTGGGGAGCAACAGATGTTGGCCATGGGACGTGCCCTAATGAGCCAACCAAAGCTCTTGCTCCTTGATGAACCATCAATGGGCTTGGCTCCGATCTTTATCCAAGAAATTTTTGATATCATCCAAGATATTCAAAAACAAGGAACAACTGTCCTCTTGATTGAGCAAAATGCCAACAAAGCTCTCGCTATTGCCGATCGTGGCTATGTTCTAGAAACAGGAAAAGTTGTCCTCTCAGGAACAGGAAAAGAACTCCTCGCCTCAGAAGAAGTCAAAAAAGCATATCTGGGTGGCTAA
- a CDS encoding YlbG family protein, protein MFEKKNRTCLTVYLHYNRDARKLSQYGDIVYHSKRLRYVLVYMDQELVEATILKLKKERFVKKVVPSYIKELDQNFVGNLWRDEEPSVVG, encoded by the coding sequence ATGTTTGAGAAGAAAAATCGCACTTGCTTAACTGTCTATTTACACTACAATCGTGATGCACGTAAACTCAGCCAATATGGAGATATTGTTTACCATTCCAAACGCTTGCGATATGTTTTGGTGTATATGGATCAAGAACTAGTAGAAGCTACCATATTAAAATTGAAAAAGGAACGTTTTGTAAAAAAAGTGGTTCCTTCATACATTAAGGAATTAGACCAAAACTTTGTAGGTAATCTATGGAGAGATGAAGAACCATCAGTCGTAGGATAG
- a CDS encoding ABC transporter ATP-binding protein gives MALLEVKDLTKNFGGLTAVGDVTMELHEGELVGLIGPNGAGKTTLFNLLTGVYEPSEGTISLAGTILNGKAPSKIASLGLGRTFQNIRLFKNMTVLENVLIGLGNHGKSEVFASFFRLPAFYKNEEALKTKAIELLKIFDLDGDADTLAKNLPYGQQRRLEIVRALATEPKILFLDEPAAGMNPQETAELTQLIRKIKEEFGITIILIEHDMSLVMEVTERIYVLEYGRLIAHGTPEEIRNNKRVIEAYLGGEA, from the coding sequence ATGGCATTACTTGAAGTAAAAGATTTAACCAAGAACTTCGGTGGCCTGACTGCCGTTGGTGACGTGACCATGGAACTTCATGAAGGGGAATTGGTTGGTCTTATCGGTCCAAACGGTGCTGGTAAAACGACTCTTTTCAACCTCTTAACAGGTGTTTATGAGCCAAGCGAGGGGACAATTTCTCTGGCAGGGACTATTTTGAACGGTAAAGCACCATCAAAAATTGCTTCGCTTGGTCTAGGTCGTACTTTCCAGAACATTCGTTTGTTCAAAAATATGACCGTTTTGGAAAATGTTTTGATTGGTCTTGGCAACCATGGTAAATCAGAAGTATTTGCAAGTTTCTTCCGTCTTCCAGCATTCTATAAGAATGAAGAAGCGTTGAAAACAAAAGCGATTGAACTTTTGAAAATCTTCGATTTGGATGGAGATGCAGATACATTAGCTAAAAACCTTCCTTACGGTCAACAACGACGTTTGGAAATCGTTCGTGCCCTTGCGACTGAACCGAAAATTCTTTTCTTGGATGAGCCAGCGGCTGGTATGAACCCACAAGAAACGGCAGAATTGACCCAACTCATCCGTAAAATCAAAGAAGAATTTGGCATTACTATCATCTTGATTGAACACGATATGAGCTTGGTTATGGAAGTGACGGAGCGGATATACGTATTGGAGTACGGTCGTTTGATTGCCCATGGTACACCAGAAGAAATTCGTAATAACAAGCGTGTAATTGAAGCCTACCTTGGAGGTGAAGCTTAA
- a CDS encoding epoxyqueuosine reductase QueH: MIKVEEILSTLSPNQKVNYDKVFQKMASTWQEAGLRPNILMHVCCAPCSTYTLEYLTQYADVTIYFANSNIHPKAEYQRRAAVTAQFVKEFNQKTGQSVGYLEADYSPQEFFKKTQHLANEPEGGDRCKVCYDYRLDKTAEKAVELGFDYFGSALTISPHKNSQTINAVGIEVQKLYDTQYLPSDFKKNGGYQRSVQMCEEYDIYRQCYCGCVYGANAQGVNLIQVKKEALEFLKTHRDYSHIPFKVLDKN; encoded by the coding sequence ATGATTAAAGTTGAAGAGATTTTATCGACTCTATCACCGAATCAAAAGGTTAACTATGATAAAGTGTTTCAAAAAATGGCAAGCACGTGGCAGGAAGCGGGGCTTCGACCGAACATTCTCATGCATGTCTGTTGTGCCCCATGCTCGACCTATACATTGGAGTACTTGACTCAATATGCAGATGTAACCATCTATTTTGCGAATTCCAATATTCATCCAAAGGCGGAGTACCAGCGGCGGGCAGCCGTGACGGCCCAGTTTGTCAAAGAATTTAATCAGAAAACTGGACAGTCAGTAGGCTACCTAGAAGCTGACTATAGCCCTCAGGAATTTTTCAAGAAAACTCAGCATCTCGCCAATGAGCCAGAGGGAGGAGATCGGTGTAAGGTTTGCTATGATTATCGGTTGGATAAGACTGCGGAGAAGGCAGTTGAGCTTGGTTTTGACTATTTTGGTTCGGCTTTGACAATCAGTCCACATAAGAATTCGCAGACCATCAATGCTGTTGGGATTGAGGTGCAGAAATTATACGATACCCAGTATCTTCCGAGTGACTTTAAGAAAAATGGAGGCTATCAGCGTTCAGTTCAAATGTGTGAAGAGTATGACATTTATCGCCAGTGCTATTGTGGCTGTGTCTATGGAGCCAATGCCCAAGGTGTTAATCTCATACAGGTAAAAAAAGAAGCCTTGGAATTTTTAAAAACGCACAGAGATTATTCCCACATTCCTTTCAAGGTGCTGGATAAGAATTGA
- a CDS encoding carbohydrate ABC transporter permease: protein MNTQKQKNWWVYLVLFSGILFMFIPLLVTIISSFKPTKEITSNFFGLPENFTLNNYERLFNDGIVQYFGNSALITIVAVGLILLVIPMAAFAVARQMKRQTVFNFIYFFLIIGIFVPFQVIMLPMTKLMSSLGLNNIVGLIILYLTYAVPQALFLYVGYIKTIVPEEMDEAAAIDGCDKFTMYWKIIFPLMKPMHATVLIINALWVWNDFLLPLLVLNRDQSMWTLPLFQYNYQGMYFSDYGPSFASYVVGIIPILLVYLIFQKHIISGMTSGSVK from the coding sequence ATGAATACTCAAAAACAGAAAAATTGGTGGGTCTATCTCGTGCTCTTCAGCGGTATTCTCTTCATGTTTATTCCGCTACTTGTAACGATTATTAGCTCATTCAAACCAACCAAGGAAATTACGAGCAACTTCTTTGGTCTTCCTGAAAATTTCACCTTAAATAACTACGAACGCTTGTTTAATGATGGAATTGTACAATATTTTGGCAATTCTGCCTTGATTACGATTGTAGCTGTTGGCTTGATTCTACTTGTTATTCCAATGGCAGCTTTCGCCGTAGCCCGTCAAATGAAACGTCAGACAGTGTTTAACTTTATCTACTTTTTCTTGATTATTGGGATTTTTGTACCTTTCCAAGTGATTATGCTCCCAATGACCAAATTAATGTCAAGCCTTGGTTTGAACAATATTGTCGGTTTGATTATTCTATATTTGACCTATGCAGTTCCTCAGGCCCTCTTCCTCTACGTCGGTTATATTAAGACCATTGTTCCTGAAGAAATGGATGAGGCTGCAGCTATTGATGGCTGTGATAAATTTACTATGTACTGGAAAATCATTTTCCCACTCATGAAACCTATGCATGCAACCGTTTTGATTATCAATGCCCTCTGGGTCTGGAACGATTTCCTCTTGCCTTTACTAGTATTGAACCGTGATCAAAGCATGTGGACTTTACCTCTTTTCCAATACAATTACCAAGGTATGTATTTTAGTGACTATGGTCCATCATTTGCTTCCTATGTGGTGGGGATTATCCCAATCTTACTTGTTTACCTCATCTTCCAAAAACATATTATTTCAGGTATGACAAGTGGTTCTGTCAAATAA
- the upp gene encoding uracil phosphoribosyltransferase has product MGKFQVISHPLIQHKLSILRRTSTSTKDFRELVNEIAMLMGYEVLRDLPLEDVEIETPITKTVQKQIAGKKLAIVPILRAGVGMVDGLLSLVPAAKVGHIGMYRDEETLQPVEYLVKLPEDIDQRHIFVVDPMLATGGSAILAVDSLKKRGASNIKFVALVSAPEGVKALQDAHPDIDIYTAALDEKLNEKGYIVPGLGDAGDRLFGTK; this is encoded by the coding sequence ATGGGGAAATTCCAAGTCATTTCACACCCACTCATTCAGCATAAGTTGTCTATCCTTCGTCGTACATCTACTTCAACAAAGGATTTTCGTGAGTTGGTTAATGAAATCGCGATGCTGATGGGTTACGAAGTTTTGCGTGACTTGCCACTTGAAGATGTGGAGATTGAAACGCCAATCACTAAAACAGTTCAGAAACAAATTGCAGGTAAAAAATTAGCTATCGTACCAATTCTTCGTGCAGGTGTTGGTATGGTTGATGGTTTGCTAAGCTTGGTACCAGCAGCTAAAGTTGGTCACATCGGTATGTACCGCGATGAAGAAACCCTTCAACCCGTTGAGTATCTTGTGAAATTACCAGAAGACATTGATCAACGTCATATTTTTGTAGTTGATCCAATGCTTGCTACAGGTGGTTCAGCTATTCTTGCAGTTGATTCATTGAAAAAACGTGGTGCTTCAAATATCAAATTTGTTGCTCTTGTTTCAGCTCCAGAAGGTGTAAAAGCTCTTCAAGATGCACATCCAGACATTGATATTTATACAGCAGCTTTGGATGAAAAACTCAATGAAAAAGGCTACATCGTACCAGGTTTGGGAGATGCAGGTGACCGCTTGTTCGGTACAAAATAA
- the gtfA gene encoding sucrose phosphorylase — MKIKNQAMLITYSDSLGKNLKDLKKVLEGPLKDVVGGIHILPFFPSSGDRGFAPMDYTKVDPAFGDWSDIEALSKDYYLMFDFMINHISAKSPYFLDFLEKKDESAYADLFIRYKNFWPNGEPTQEDVDLIYKRKPRAPYRIATFADGSEEKVWCTFDEQQIDLDVTTETTRRFIQENLEQLAEHGASIIRLDAFAYANKKIGTNCFFVEPDIWEMLHFPRQLLAPKDVEILPEIHEHYTIQQKIAEQDYYVYDFALPMLVLHALYSGHVNRLVHWMEICPRKQFTTLDTHDGIGVVDVKDLLTDEETEETREALYAQGANVKKIYSTEAYNNLDIYQINCTYYSALGNNDQAYLLARVLQCFAPGIPQIYYVGLLAGENDIELLESSKEGRNINRHYYDLEEIEQEVQRPVVQSLFKLLKFRNTSPAFDGEFSVKMLDETSMEIFWNNQDAGVSARLTANLKEKSFEIVEIEEGKITIIEL, encoded by the coding sequence ATGAAAATTAAAAACCAAGCTATGTTGATTACCTATTCGGATAGTTTAGGCAAGAATCTTAAAGATTTGAAAAAAGTCCTCGAAGGTCCATTAAAGGATGTTGTGGGAGGTATCCATATTCTGCCGTTTTTCCCATCATCAGGTGACCGTGGGTTTGCGCCAATGGATTATACAAAGGTGGACCCTGCATTTGGAGATTGGTCAGATATTGAAGCATTGAGCAAGGACTATTATCTGATGTTCGATTTTATGATCAATCATATTTCTGCAAAATCTCCTTATTTCCTTGATTTTCTTGAAAAGAAAGATGAATCAGCTTATGCGGATTTGTTTATTCGCTATAAAAACTTTTGGCCAAATGGTGAGCCAACGCAAGAAGATGTTGATTTGATCTATAAGCGTAAACCTCGTGCTCCATATCGAATTGCAACATTTGCTGATGGTAGTGAAGAGAAGGTGTGGTGTACCTTTGATGAACAGCAGATTGATTTAGATGTGACAACGGAGACAACCCGTCGTTTCATCCAAGAAAATTTGGAACAGTTGGCAGAGCATGGTGCTTCGATTATTCGTTTGGACGCCTTTGCTTATGCCAATAAAAAAATCGGAACCAATTGTTTCTTTGTGGAGCCTGATATTTGGGAAATGCTCCATTTTCCACGTCAGTTATTGGCACCAAAAGATGTAGAAATCTTACCAGAAATTCATGAACACTACACCATTCAGCAGAAAATTGCCGAGCAAGATTATTATGTTTATGATTTTGCCTTGCCAATGCTAGTTCTCCACGCTTTGTATTCTGGTCATGTCAATCGCCTGGTTCACTGGATGGAGATTTGCCCTCGCAAGCAATTTACAACTCTTGATACACATGATGGAATCGGTGTTGTGGATGTTAAGGATTTGCTGACGGATGAGGAGACAGAGGAAACGCGTGAAGCCTTGTATGCACAAGGTGCCAATGTGAAGAAAATTTATAGTACAGAAGCCTATAATAATTTGGATATTTATCAGATTAACTGTACTTATTATTCTGCTCTTGGCAATAACGACCAAGCTTACCTATTAGCGCGTGTTCTCCAATGTTTTGCACCAGGTATTCCACAGATTTACTATGTTGGTTTACTTGCAGGCGAAAATGATATTGAACTTTTAGAATCAAGTAAGGAAGGGCGCAATATCAATCGCCATTACTATGATTTGGAAGAAATTGAGCAGGAAGTGCAACGGCCAGTTGTACAATCCTTGTTCAAACTCCTTAAATTCCGCAATACAAGTCCAGCTTTCGACGGAGAGTTCTCTGTTAAGATGCTGGATGAAACAAGTATGGAAATTTTCTGGAATAATCAAGATGCAGGGGTGTCTGCCCGTCTAACAGCAAACCTAAAAGAAAAATCCTTTGAAATTGTTGAAATTGAAGAGGGAAAAATTACCATAATTGAGTTATAA
- a CDS encoding branched-chain amino acid ABC transporter permease gives MLQQLVNGLILGSVYALLALGYTMVYGIIKLINFAHGDLYMMGAFMGYFLLNNLTFIADGGTRFFVALILAMVGTAILGVVIEFLAYRPLRNSTRIAALITAIGVSFFLEYTMIKFFTADVKAFPQAIEAVTFNLGPVSVTNIQLIILGVSLALMVALQLIVKRTKMGKAMRAVSVDSDAAQLMGINVNRTISFTFALGSALAGAAGVLLGLYYNQIEPLMGMTPGLKAFVAAVLGGIGIIPGAALGGFVIGIIETFTYVIEFDTFRDAIVYTVLIIILLVRPSGILGKNVKEKV, from the coding sequence ATGCTTCAACAACTTGTCAATGGTTTGATTCTTGGTTCTGTTTATGCCCTTTTGGCCCTTGGTTATACCATGGTGTACGGAATTATCAAACTCATTAACTTCGCCCATGGTGATTTGTATATGATGGGTGCTTTTATGGGGTACTTCCTATTAAATAATTTAACTTTTATTGCAGATGGTGGAACGCGTTTCTTTGTTGCTCTCATTCTAGCGATGGTAGGGACGGCTATTCTCGGTGTAGTTATAGAGTTTTTAGCCTATCGTCCTTTGCGTAATTCAACGCGTATAGCAGCTTTGATTACGGCTATCGGTGTATCCTTCTTCTTAGAATACACTATGATTAAATTCTTTACAGCAGACGTAAAAGCCTTTCCACAAGCAATCGAAGCTGTGACTTTTAACCTTGGTCCAGTTTCTGTTACGAATATCCAGTTGATTATTCTTGGTGTATCGCTTGCGTTGATGGTTGCACTTCAATTAATTGTCAAACGTACAAAAATGGGGAAAGCCATGCGTGCGGTCTCTGTAGATAGCGATGCAGCTCAGCTTATGGGGATCAATGTAAACCGTACAATCAGCTTTACTTTTGCTCTTGGGTCAGCTCTTGCGGGTGCTGCGGGTGTTCTCCTAGGTCTCTACTACAACCAGATTGAGCCTTTGATGGGGATGACGCCAGGTCTGAAAGCCTTTGTTGCGGCAGTATTGGGCGGTATCGGTATTATTCCAGGTGCAGCGCTTGGTGGCTTCGTTATCGGTATCATCGAAACATTCACCTATGTGATTGAATTCGATACTTTCCGCGATGCGATCGTATATACTGTTTTGATCATCATCCTCTTGGTGCGTCCAAGTGGTATTCTTGGTAAAAATGTGAAAGAGAAGGTGTAA
- a CDS encoding ATP-dependent Clp protease proteolytic subunit, with the protein MIPVVIEQTSRGERSYDIYSRLLKDRIIMLTGPVEDNMANSIIAQLLFLDAQDPTKDIYLYVNTPGGSVSAGLAIVDTMNFIKADVQTIVMGTAASMGTIIASSGAKGKRFMLPNAEYMIHQPMGGTGGGTQQTDMAIAAEHLLKTRNKLEKILADNSGKTVKQIHKDAERDYWMSAEETLAYGFIDQIMDNTKVK; encoded by the coding sequence ATGATTCCAGTAGTTATTGAACAAACTAGCCGTGGTGAGCGTTCTTATGATATTTACTCACGCCTTTTGAAAGACCGTATTATCATGTTGACAGGACCAGTTGAGGACAACATGGCAAACTCTATCATTGCACAATTGCTTTTCCTTGATGCCCAAGACCCTACAAAGGATATTTACCTCTATGTTAATACGCCAGGAGGATCGGTGTCAGCAGGTCTTGCCATTGTAGACACGATGAATTTCATTAAAGCTGATGTTCAAACCATCGTTATGGGAACAGCTGCGAGCATGGGAACCATCATTGCATCAAGCGGTGCCAAGGGCAAACGTTTCATGTTGCCAAATGCAGAGTACATGATTCACCAGCCAATGGGTGGAACTGGTGGTGGTACTCAGCAAACAGATATGGCTATTGCTGCAGAACACCTATTAAAAACACGTAATAAGCTAGAAAAAATCTTGGCAGACAACTCAGGTAAGACAGTCAAGCAAATCCACAAGGATGCGGAACGTGATTACTGGATGTCAGCTGAAGAAACCTTGGCTTACGGATTTATTGACCAGATTATGGACAATACAAAAGTCAAATAA